Proteins found in one Epinephelus fuscoguttatus linkage group LG4, E.fuscoguttatus.final_Chr_v1 genomic segment:
- the slc24a1 gene encoding sodium/potassium/calcium exchanger 1 yields MHCTRRKRLQLSRVLFLLSGVFLCTLYQLTISARLYEPLPMPQIGEDSGEGSTEGVEEATVEIPGLEEPLTATHELEPTDQTTPEMHVVTVSETTTDFTASTPTEAPPLPTTNRTIVHCIYVAPEPPRETPTPAPPVTTVTPASPAEAPHMKGEYPEDIFSVEDRRRGWVILHIFGMMYMFISLAIVCDEFFVPALGVIIDKLEISDDVAGATFMAAGGSAPELFTSLIGVFIAHSNVGIGTIVGSAVFNILFVIGMCALFSREVLHLTWWPLFRDVSFYIFDLILLIIFFLDNIIMWWESVMLVGCYTLYVTFMKYNVQIEQAFKVLILKNKNIVRIISVEEPEKANGDAENNAPPASEDKNRLKLKPSLQRGGSSASLHNSTMRNTIFQLMIHTLDPLGEGKFKDKAVTLTNVAKRTAESKTQDKSEVGGGKTEPTKEPEAAPAPAPAKEEKEQPEDKKDDVPAGDGGSGGSDDDEDDSDEDSDESSEEEDDDDDDEDEEESDEEEKEEPLSLEWPDTPRKQATYVFLLPVIFPLWLTVPDVRNQKSRKFFAVTFLGSILWIAIFSYLMVWWAHQVGETIGISEEIMGLTILAAGTSIPDLITSVIVARKGLGDMAVSSSVGSNIFDITVGLPVPWLLYSSTHGFGPVAVSSNGLFCAIVLLFIMLLFVIISIASCKWRMNKLLGFTMFLLYFIFLVLSVMLEDRIIICPVSI; encoded by the exons ATGCATTGTACAAGGAGGAAGCGACTGCAGCTTAGCAGGGttctgtttctcctctctgGGGTTTTTCTCTGTACCCTCTACCAGCTGACCATCAGTGCCAGACTGTATGAGCCTTTGCCAATGCCTCAGATTGGGGAGGATTCTGGAGAAGGTTCAACAGAGGGTGTTGAGGAGGCGACAGTAGAGATTCCAGGGCTGGAGGAACCTCTCACTGCAACACACGAGTTAGAGCCCACAGATCAAACAACTCCAGAAATGCATGTGGTAACTGTTTCGGAGACAACTACAGATTTTACAGCATCCACCCCCACTGAAGCTCCACCATTGCCAACTACAAACCGGACTATTGTGCATTGCATCTACGTGGCCCCTGAGCCTCCACGGGAGACGCCCACACCAGCTCCTCCTGTGACCACTGTCACCCCAGCCTCTCCTGCTGAAGCTCCACATATGAAGGGCGAATACCCTGAAGATATCTTTTCTGTTGAAGACCGTAGACGAGGCTGGGTCATCCTCCACATTTTTGGGATGATGTACATGTTCATTTCACTTGCAATTGTGTGTGATGAGTTCTTTGTCCCTGCACTCGGGGTAATCATAGACAAGTTAGAAATCTCTGATGATGTAGCAGGAGCCACCTTCATGGCTGCTGGAGGTTCTGCTCCTGAACTCTTCACCTCCTTGATAGGAGTATTCATCGCCCACAGCAATGTGGGCATCGGCACCATCGTTGGCTCGGCggttttcaacattttgtttgtgattGGGATGTGTGCTTTGTTTTCACGGGAGGTGCTTCATCTAACCTGGTGGCCACTTTTCAGAGATGTATCCTTCTACATATTTGACCTCATCTTactcatcatcttcttcttggATAATATCATAATGTGGTGGGAGAGCGTGATGTTGGTCGGCTGTTACACACTCTATGTGACTTTCATGAAGTACAATGTCCAAATAGAGCAGGCCTTCAAGGTCCTGATCCTCAAAAACAAGAACATTGTCAGAATTATTTCTGTGGAAGAACCTGAAAAG GCAAACGGTGACGCTGAAAATAACGCCCCTCCTGCTTCAGAAGACAAGAATAGGTTGAAG TTGAAGCCGTCCCTTCAGCGCGGGGGAAGTTCAGCTTCTCTACACAACAGCACCATGAGAAACACCATCTTCCAACTTATGATCCACACGTTAGACCCTCTAGGTGAGG GGAAATTTAAGGATAAGGCTGTGACACTGACTAATGTGGCTAAACGGACGGCAGAGAGCAAAACTCAAGACAAAAGCGAAG TTGGTGGAGGAAAAACTGAGCCGACCAAAGAGCCAGAGGCTGCTCCAGCCCCAGCCCCAGCTAAAGAGGAGAAGGAACAACCAGAGGACAAGAAG GACGATGTGCCAGCAGGAGACGGTGGGTCAGGAGGCTCTGACGATGATGAAGATGACAGCGACGAAGACAGCGATGAGTCCAgtgaagaggaagatgatgacgatgatgatgaagatgaggaggagagtgacgaagaggagaaagaggaaccTCTGTCTTTAGAGTGGCCTGACACGCCACGGAAACAAGCCACCTACGTCTTCCTGCTGCCTGTAATCTTTCCTCTCTGGCTCACAGTTCCAGATGTTCGCAACCAG AAATCCAGAAAATTCTTTGCGGTGACCTTCCTGGGCTCCATTCTGTGGATTGCTATTTTCTCCTACCTCATGGTGTGGTGGGCCCATCAG GTGGGTGAGACCATCGGCATCTCAGAGGAGATTATGGGCCTGACTATCTTGGCTGCAGGGACGTCCATCCCTGATCTCATTACCAGTGTGATTGTTGCACGAAAAGGCCTGGGGGACATGGCTGTGTCCAGCTCTGTGGGCAGTAACATCTTTGATATCACAGTGGG TCTTCCAGTGCCATGGCTCCTTTACTCTTCCACACATGGTTTTGGTCCAGTGGCTGTCAGCAGCAACGGGCTCTTCTGTGCCATCGTGCTTCTCTTCATCATGCTCCTCTTTGTCATCATCTCCATTGCATCGTGTAAGTGGAGGATGAATAAGCTGCTGGGCTTCACCATGTTCCTGCTCTACTTTATCTTCTTGGTGCTTAGCGTGATGCTGGAGGATCGCATCATCATCTGCCCTGTTTCTATCTGA
- the ints14 gene encoding integrator complex subunit 14, with translation MPTVVLMDVSLSMTRPVSLDGSEEFQRKNLAVHGLNMLFEHMASNYRLEFTSLMAFSSLWELLVPFTRDYNALQEALSNLEDYDKTCIESALNGVSNVVQQEWGSACPCQVVLVTDGSLGIGKGSLRHSLQTLKHRADDKKFPLPFPFPTKMFIMAVANAEELQMTDAMDNLEELLRLSGGDGQIFTMEGPLCMKSVQAMFGRLIDHAYSPFHAVLHCGNLSSDVQVFPRPEPVVMDEEVEPIPRAVNADLEIVGFIEVADISSPPVISRHLVLPIAVNKEVDDVGTGTTDELEEEPSASQMAGKSPNFCVLLHGSLKVEGMVALVQLGPEWYGMLYSQADSKKKSNLMMSLFEPGPEPLPWLGKITHLGPISEAAENPYGEDDSKSPFPLQPQAKRSYAQNVTVWIKASGLQTDVQKILRNARKLPDKTQTFYKELNRLRKAALAFGFWELLKGVADLLERECTLLPDSAHPDAAFQLSHAAQQLKLASTGDSQYAAFDHNIAPMHTDFSS, from the exons ATGCCTACCGTGGTCTTAATGGACGTGTCTCTGTCCATGACACGGCCAGTGTCTCTGGACGGCAGCGAGGAGTTTCAGAGGAAGAACCTGGCTGTCCACGGATTAAATATGTTGTTTGAACACATGGCCTCAAACTACCGCTTGGAGTTTACATCCCTGATGGCCTTCTCTTCCCTCTGGGAGCTCTTGGTGCCTTTCACCAGAGATTACAATGCATTACAG GAGGCTCTGAGCAACCTGGAGGACTATGACAAGACCTGTATTGAATCAGCTCTCAATGGAGTTAGCAACGTGGTACAGCAGGAGTGGGGCAGTGCCTGTCCCTGCCAG GTGGTGCTGGTTACTGATGGATCTCTTGGTATTGGAAAGGGTTCCCTCCGTCACTCCCTCCAGACACTGAAGCATCGTGCTGATGACAAGAAGTTCCCACTTCCTTTCCCTTTCCCGACCAAAATGTTCATCATGGCTGTAGCCAATGCAGAGGAG TTACAAATGACTGATGCCATGGACAACTTGGAAGAGCTACTACGTCTAAGCGGAGGTGACGGACAGATCTTCACCATGGAGGGACCACTTTGCATGAAGAGTGTACAGGCTATGTTTGG GAGGCTGATTGATCACGCATATTCTCCCTTCCACGCTGTCCTGCACTGTGGGAACTTGTCCTCAGATGTTCAGGTGTTCCCTCGGCCTGAGCCTGTTGTGATGGATGAAGAAGTAGAACCCATTCCACGTGCAGTCAATGCAG ATTTGGAAATTGTGGGCTTCATTGAAGTCGCTGACATTTCAAGTCCTCCTGTTATATCCAGACACTTGGTACTGCCTATTGCGGTAAACAAAG AGGTGGATGACGTCGGCACAGGAACCACAGATGAGCTGGAGGAGGAACCCTCTGCCAGTCAAATGGCAGGCAAAAGTCCAAATTTTTGTGTCCTTTTACATGGCAGTCTTAAAGTCGAGGGCATGGTGGCACTGGTCCAACTGGG ACCAGAGTGGTACGGCATGCTGTACTCCCAAGCAGACAGCAAGAAGAAATCGAACCTCATGATGTCTCTGTTTGAGCCCGGTCCAGAGCCTCTGCCTTGGCTGGGCAAGATCACACATTTGGGACCAATATCAG AGGCTGCTGAAAATCCCTACGGAGAGGATGATAGCAAAAGTCCTTTCCCTCTGCAGCCGCAGGCCAAACGAAGCTATGCCCAGAATGTCACTGTGTGGATTAAAGCCAGTGGACTACAG ACTGATGTGCAGAAGATCCTGAGGAATGCAAGAAAGCTGCCAGATAAAACTCAAACCTTTTACAAG GAGCTGAACCGTCTTCGGAAGGCTGCCCTGGCTTTTGGTTTCTGGGAGCTCCTGAAGGGAGTCGCTGATCTGCTGGAGAGAGAGTGCACCCTGCTGCCAGACTCAGCACATCCGGACGCGGCTTTCCAGCTCTCCCATGCCGCACAGCAAC